cAGGTGATCGAGCAGTTGTCCAAGTACGAAATTGAGAATTCGACGTGAACCAACACTTTATACTAATCAGCGGCTAGGTTTTCGAGGGCACTCATGGTATCGATGTGAAGAAGGTATGGCAATATTATCAGGCCAACATTTGCGACTGTTTCTAATGGTTTGATAGTCTACCGTCGAGTTCACAGGACGCAGTCTGAGACTCGGTGTTTCTGAGGATATGTTGGGTCGAATCTTCGATGGATCTGGAAGAGCGATTGATAAGGGACCAAAGGTGTTGGCAGAAGATTATTTGGACATCAACGGAAGTCCCATCAACCCATATTCAAGAGTAAGACTAGCAGGTTGGAATTCGCATTCTTGGCTAATCTATTTCAGGTATACCCCGAAGAAATGATTTCAACTGGTATCTCTGCTATCGACACGATGAACTCTATTGCTCGTGGACAAAAGATCCCTATTTTCTCTGCTTCAGGTTTACCGCATAACGAAATCGCCGCTCAGATTTGTAGACAAGCTGGTTTGGTTCAGAAACAAGGTGTCACAAACAAAGGCACGCACGATGGACATGAGGAGAACTTCTCCATTGTTTTCGCAGCTATGGGTGTCAACTTGGAAACTGCGCGTTTCTTCACCCGGGATTTCGAAGAGAACGGAAGTCTTGAGCGTGTCACcctcttcttgaatttggcTAATGATCCTACGTAAGCGCCATATCATTCTGTCGCCGTAGGCCACCAGACTAATGTTTCATAGGATTGAACGTATCATTACTCCTCGTCTTGCCCTTACCACCGCCGAATACTACGCCTACCAATTGGAGAAGCATTGTTTGGTTATTCTTACTGATTTGACCGCATACTGTGATGCCCTTCGTGAGGTCTCAGCTGCTCGTGAAGAAGTCCCAGGTCGTCGTGGATACCCAGGTTACATGTACACGGATTTGTCCACCATCTATGAACGTGCCGGTCGTGTCCAAGGTCGCAACGGATCCATCACTCAAATTCCTATCTTGACTATGCCTAACGACGATATTACTCACCCTATTCCCGATTTGACTGGTTATATTACTGAGGGACAAATTTTCATCGATCGTCAATTATACAATCGTGGTATTTACCCACCCATCAACGTTTTGCCATCGCTTTCGCGT
Above is a genomic segment from Botrytis cinerea B05.10 chromosome 4, complete sequence containing:
- the Bcvma2 gene encoding Bcvma2, whose amino-acid sequence is MGDPRESSSYNVTPRIRYNTIGGINGPLVILENVKFPRYNEIVNLTLPDGTQRSGQVLEARGDRAVVQVFEGTHGIDVKKSTVEFTGRSLRLGVSEDMLGRIFDGSGRAIDKGPKVLAEDYLDINGSPINPYSRVYPEEMISTGISAIDTMNSIARGQKIPIFSASGLPHNEIAAQICRQAGLVQKQGVTNKGTHDGHEENFSIVFAAMGVNLETARFFTRDFEENGSLERVTLFLNLANDPTIERIITPRLALTTAEYYAYQLEKHCLVILTDLTAYCDALREVSAAREEVPGRRGYPGYMYTDLSTIYERAGRVQGRNGSITQIPILTMPNDDITHPIPDLTGYITEGQIFIDRQLYNRGIYPPINVLPSLSRLMKSAIGEKLTRKDHGDVSNQLYAKYAIGRDAASMKAVVGEEALSSEDKLSLEFLEKFERTFISQSAYESRTIYESLDQAWSLLRIYPKELLNRIPQKVLAEFYQRSAADRKGKGRASNKDTKDNSEEGKAKDGEEENLIDA